The following coding sequences are from one Lolium rigidum isolate FL_2022 chromosome 6, APGP_CSIRO_Lrig_0.1, whole genome shotgun sequence window:
- the LOC124661995 gene encoding beta-1,2-xylosyltransferase XYXT1-like: MMGGDHGGGKLVKSLRGAAQKYVGVAFFLGFFLVLLTYFTLSEQFAIAAPNAIRRTAPASPTPATPAVAERTPTQLPVKEEEKPKPEHEQVQEKPPPVDETEGHTQTEESPTQTEQDQTPIDDGGSSRVTVPPAEESAPAKKPACDIQGPWASDVCDVSVNVRIHGSERTVLIPPTIESGGSNPNPQSWSIVPYSRKHQAGMNVVTVRELATAAEAPACAVTSQVPALVVAMGGLTGNYWHDFSDIMIPLYLQAVRFDGEVQLVVTNIQRWYVSKYRHILARLSRYEVVDMDKDDQIRCFPGAVVGIRMHKEFSIDPEKEPTGHSMPEFTKFLRTVFALPRAAPVRVVDGSEKKPRMMIISRRHPRKLLNVAEVTALAERVGFEVVIGDPPFNVDVGDFAREVNGADVLVGVHGAGLTNSLFLPTGAVFIQVVPYGKMEHIGEVDFGVPAVDMGLKYMAYSCGVEESSLVDTLGRDHPAVKDPESIHRSGWNKVAEFYLGRQDVKLDLERFEPVLLKAMAMLRE; the protein is encoded by the exons ATGATGGGGGGCGATCATGGCGGCGGGAAGCTGGTGAAGAGCCtgcgaggagcggcgcagaagtACGTCGGCGTCGCCTTCTTCCTcggcttcttcctcgtcctcctcacCTACTTCACCCTCTCCGAGCAGTTCGCCATCGCCGCGCCCAACG CTATCCGGAGGACCGCCCCAGCGAGCCCCACGCCGGCCACCCCTGCCGTGGCAGAGAGGACGCCGACGCAACTCCCTGTCAAAG aggaggaaaaaCCCAAGCCAGAGCATGAGCAAGTACAAGAGAAGCCCCCACCTGTTGACGAAACTGAAGGCCACACACAAACAGAGGAGTCCCCGACACAAACAGAGCAGGACCAGACGCCCATCG ATGACGGCGGTAGCAGCAGGGTGACCGTTCCGCCGGCGGAGGAGAGCGCTCCGGCGAAGAAGCCGGCGTGCGACATCCAGGGTCCCTGGGCGTCCGACGTGTGCGACGTCTCCGTCAACGTCCGCATCCACGGCTCGGAGCGCACGGTGCTGATCCCGCCCACCATCGAGTCCGGCGGCAGCAACCCGAACCCGCAGTCGTGGAGCATCGTCCCCTACTCCCGCAAGCACCAGGCCGGCATGAACGTGGTCACCGTGCGTGAGCTGGCCACGGCGGCGGAGGCGCCGGCCTGCGCCGTGACGTCGCAGGTCCCCGCGCTGGTGGTCGCCATGGGCGGGCTGACGGGCAACTACTGGCACGACTTCAGCGACATCATGATCCCGCTGTACCTCCAGGCGGTGCGGTTCGACGGCGAGGTGCAGCTGGTGGTCACCAACATCCAGCGCTGGTACGTCAGCAAGTACCGGCACATCCTGGCGCGGCTGTCGCGGTACGAGGTGGTGGACATGGACAAAGATGATCAAATCCGGTGCTTCCCGGGCGCCGTGGTCGGCATCCGGATGCACAAGGAGTTCAGCATCGACCCGGAGAAGGAGCCCACGGGGCACTCCATGCCGGAGTTCACCAAGTTCCTGCGCACCGTCTTCGCGCTGCCCCGCGCCGCGCCGGTGCGGGTGGTGGACGGCAGCGAGAAGAAGCCGAGGATGATGATCATCTCGCGGCGGCACCCGCGGAAGCTGCTGAACGTGGCGGAGGTGACGGCGCTGGCGGAGCGGGTGGGCTTCGAGGTGGTGATCGGCGACCCGCCGTTCAACGTGGACGTGGGCGACTTCGCGCGGGAGGTGAACGGCGCCGACGTGCTGGTGGGCGTGCACGGCGCCGGGCTGACCAACTCGCTGTTCCTGCCGACGGGGGCGGTGTTCATCCAGGTGGTGCCGTACGGCAAGATGGAGCACATCGGGGAGGTCGACTTCGGGGTGCCGGCGGTGGACATGGGCCTCAAGTACATGGCCTActcctgcggcgtggaggagagcTCCCTGGTGGACAC